AAGCGGAGGTAGGTGCTGACTAAGGAAGTCCGTGCGCGGTTACCGGTCGGGACCTCTTGCCACACCATCATGACATTCCGTCTCGCTACCCGCcccgctgcgcaagctctTCGTGTTCCCAagacgccgctcgtgcgtACAGTGACCAGCCTGAGCAAGGTTGCGTACaccgccaaggccgagtcgagcggcgccggccgcaacGGCGATGTGAAGCTGCGTGAGGGCGGCCCCCTCAAGTTCCAGCTTACGCTCCCcaagtcgctcggcggctcgggTGAGGGCCACAACCCCGAGCAGTTCTTTGGTACGTATCTCTACTGACCCAGCGCTCGGCTACTCTGCGTGCTTCCTGAGCGCGGTCAACGCTGTGGCGCGCGCCCAGAAGGTCAACCTCCCGAAGGATATTGAGGTGCACGCGGACGTGAGCATTGGCACGCCCGAGGGCCGCCAGGGCTTTGgcctcgcggtcgagctgctcgtcaAGGCTTCGTATGAGGCCGCGCAGAgggaggagctcgagggcgTCATCAAGGCTGCGCACGAAATGTGCCCCTACAGTAATGCAGTGTACGTATCTATGCTAACGCAGCCGCAACAACATCCCGGTCAAGGTGTCCCTTGCCTAAGTAGCGCGTTC
The Malassezia japonica chromosome 2, complete sequence genome window above contains:
- a CDS encoding uncharacterized protein (EggNog:ENOG503P7VE; COG:S); the protein is MTFRLATRPAAQALRVPKTPLVRTVTSLSKVAYTAKAESSGAGRNGDVKLREGGPLKFQLTLPKSLGGSGEGHNPEQFFALGYSACFLSAVNAVARAQKVNLPKDIEVHADVSIGTPEGRQGFGLAVELLVKASYEAAQREELEGVIKAAHEMCPYSNAVRNNIPVKVSLA